One Edaphobacter flagellatus genomic region harbors:
- a CDS encoding glutamate synthase-related protein, with product MERSRAHVSAPTSIPSCVRANPGSSLIDERFDHDSCGVGFVASIHANSTHTILKQALTALGRLAHRGATAADGKSSDGVGILAGIPREFFIRVAGLSVSPDAPLGVGMLFIPKDETRAEALLERALQSHDLTVLAWRDVPVKTEYLGEMALSTMPNIRQVLVTDAEGAEAGTTERRLYLARKQFERSHERGDVTGYICSLSTQTVVYKAMCTGVDLAAFYPDLAAEDYVTPFAVFHQRYATNTLPTWHRAQPGRTLGHNGEINTVWGNRARMAARDSTLPVECKPVLTQGGTDSTSLDEAVELISHNGRTLAEAMRMLLPPAVVAGHTSSFLRYHADCAEPWDGPAAIAFSNGRMVGAVLDRNGLRPCRFSVTKDGLVVAGSEAGLVDLDPNEVTHSGRLGPGQMLLIDLEKHVLYEDEELTELFDAGATYAKLLEDALLEPVAAEPYGDTSALATIQRGFGYTREDVKMILQPMATDGKDAVWSMGDDTPLAFLARTPRPVYAYFRQRFAQVTNPPIDSLRESIVVSLHTRLGPWPHMLDKNAPLPGISVPSPFLSLGQVAALRAGKYPHQPELHLAELDCLFPSESTLLAGLDAISMQAIELVRNGARILLLTDRRASAKQLPVPMAMATGAIHEALVSAGLRTLVGLAVEAGDCRDIHHAAVLIGYGAGTVCPWLALETGRAVAPAGTDPDVAEKKMLKALDAGLAKVMSKMGISVVDSYRDARLFDILGLHSSVVTRCFPETPAPLSGIGFAEVERQLRQTWQPASEQTPASADLPDYGWVRFRKADVAEPHAWQPPTVKALQSVVGSARNVPQPTDPAGAFAIYTRDIISRDPAVLRDLLEIRPAGAELSLDEVEKPASLTKRFVASAMSLGSLSPEAHQTITAAMNMLGARSNTGEGGEDSAVYKIATAGGSLTPSSGGTSTAVHAQGGVAVAEPLVAAPAVHVSLNNKIKQIASGRFGVTAEYLAHAEEIEIKVAQGAKPGEGGQLPGHKVSGLIARLRHAQPGVALISPPPHHDIYSIEDLAQLIYDLKRVNPKATVGVKLVSGCGVGTVAAGVAKAYADYVVIAGNTGGTGAAALSSIKYAGNPWELGLAEAQQVLIQNGMRGRVRLRTDGGLATARDVLVAALLGADEYAFGTAVLVVLGCDMARQCHLNTCPTGIATQKPELRAKFRGKPEHVVRFFEQLSADLQHMLARYGLPSLEAAIGRSDLLEQVRFDGNLDLAPMLAQVGDGPRRWMGGRNDQPQPKPPIDEQWVVPALDAVEAGKPYVVESTIANSDRSVGARLAGELALRRAQSDLHADVTFRLNGIAGQSFGAFAADGMKLVLEGQANDFVGKGLSGGELIVRARGLAAKDSGQHVIIGNVALYGATSGRLFAAGRAGERFAVRNSGATAVVEGVGDHGCEYMTGGTVVVLGKVGLNFGAGMTGGVAWVYDADGNSIRGDRFHPEFITPETFDSVDAEAQEFLKHLLEQHTNLADSGLARTMLADWPTYSKAFIRLTPKPQA from the coding sequence ATGGAACGGTCTCGCGCTCACGTCTCTGCTCCTACCTCTATACCCTCCTGCGTTCGTGCGAACCCGGGCTCATCTTTGATTGATGAGCGGTTCGACCACGACTCCTGCGGCGTCGGTTTTGTCGCCTCGATTCACGCCAATTCGACTCATACTATTCTCAAACAGGCTTTAACCGCACTTGGCCGCCTGGCTCATCGCGGCGCAACGGCTGCTGACGGCAAGAGCTCGGATGGTGTAGGTATTCTGGCGGGTATTCCTCGCGAGTTTTTTATTCGAGTTGCCGGACTTTCTGTCTCTCCGGATGCTCCCCTTGGCGTAGGCATGCTCTTTATTCCCAAGGACGAAACCCGCGCCGAAGCGCTGCTGGAGCGCGCGTTGCAGTCACATGATCTGACGGTTCTTGCATGGCGTGACGTTCCAGTAAAGACCGAATATCTCGGCGAGATGGCACTCTCGACCATGCCAAACATTCGTCAGGTTCTGGTTACAGATGCTGAGGGAGCGGAGGCTGGAACCACGGAGCGGCGCCTGTATCTCGCTCGGAAGCAGTTCGAGCGCTCGCATGAGCGCGGCGACGTCACCGGCTATATCTGTAGTCTGTCCACACAGACAGTCGTATACAAGGCCATGTGTACGGGCGTCGATCTTGCAGCCTTCTACCCTGACCTTGCAGCGGAAGACTATGTCACTCCTTTCGCAGTCTTCCACCAGCGTTACGCCACTAACACCCTTCCCACCTGGCACCGTGCTCAGCCTGGACGCACACTCGGACACAATGGAGAGATCAACACGGTGTGGGGCAACCGCGCCCGCATGGCAGCGCGCGACTCAACGCTCCCAGTCGAGTGCAAGCCTGTCCTGACGCAAGGTGGGACGGACTCCACCAGCCTGGATGAAGCCGTCGAGTTGATCTCCCACAACGGACGCACGCTGGCTGAAGCCATGCGCATGCTGCTGCCGCCTGCAGTTGTGGCAGGACACACCTCATCCTTCCTTCGCTATCACGCTGACTGCGCCGAACCGTGGGATGGGCCGGCCGCGATCGCCTTCTCAAATGGCCGCATGGTTGGCGCTGTGCTTGACCGCAACGGACTACGTCCCTGCCGCTTCTCTGTGACCAAGGATGGACTGGTCGTCGCTGGTTCAGAGGCTGGCCTTGTCGATCTCGACCCAAATGAAGTAACGCATAGCGGACGCCTCGGTCCGGGACAGATGTTGCTCATCGACCTGGAGAAACATGTCCTTTATGAGGATGAGGAGCTGACGGAGCTGTTCGACGCGGGAGCGACCTACGCCAAGCTGCTTGAAGATGCTTTGCTGGAGCCGGTTGCTGCCGAGCCCTATGGCGATACCTCTGCTCTTGCGACCATACAGCGTGGCTTCGGCTACACGCGCGAAGACGTGAAGATGATCCTGCAGCCGATGGCGACAGACGGCAAGGATGCTGTCTGGTCGATGGGCGACGATACACCGCTCGCCTTTCTGGCACGCACGCCACGACCTGTATACGCCTACTTCCGCCAGCGTTTTGCGCAGGTGACGAATCCTCCGATTGATTCTCTGCGCGAATCGATCGTTGTTTCACTGCATACGCGTCTCGGCCCCTGGCCTCACATGCTGGACAAGAATGCTCCCCTGCCCGGCATCTCGGTGCCTTCGCCGTTCCTTTCGCTTGGACAGGTAGCGGCATTGCGGGCCGGAAAGTATCCGCATCAGCCAGAGCTTCACCTTGCTGAGCTTGATTGCCTATTTCCATCTGAGAGCACGCTGCTCGCAGGGCTGGATGCGATTTCGATGCAGGCCATTGAGCTGGTGCGCAACGGTGCGCGCATCCTGTTGCTGACGGACCGCCGCGCAAGCGCCAAACAACTTCCTGTTCCGATGGCAATGGCAACAGGTGCTATCCATGAAGCGCTGGTCTCTGCGGGCCTGCGTACGCTTGTGGGTCTTGCTGTCGAGGCTGGCGATTGTCGCGACATCCACCATGCCGCGGTCCTTATCGGCTACGGCGCGGGTACTGTTTGTCCATGGCTCGCTCTTGAGACGGGACGTGCAGTTGCCCCTGCAGGCACCGATCCGGACGTGGCCGAAAAGAAGATGTTGAAGGCGCTCGACGCCGGATTAGCCAAGGTGATGTCGAAGATGGGCATCTCTGTTGTCGACAGCTATCGCGATGCGCGACTGTTCGACATTCTCGGTTTGCATTCAAGTGTCGTTACTCGTTGCTTCCCGGAAACTCCTGCACCGCTCTCCGGCATCGGCTTTGCCGAGGTGGAACGCCAGCTTCGCCAGACATGGCAACCTGCGAGCGAGCAAACTCCTGCTTCGGCCGATCTGCCCGACTACGGTTGGGTACGCTTCCGCAAAGCGGATGTTGCCGAGCCACATGCGTGGCAGCCGCCAACCGTCAAAGCTCTGCAGTCTGTTGTTGGCAGCGCACGCAATGTGCCGCAGCCAACCGATCCCGCGGGTGCGTTCGCTATCTACACACGCGACATCATCTCTCGCGATCCTGCTGTGCTGCGCGACCTGCTGGAGATTCGTCCGGCAGGTGCAGAGTTGAGCCTCGATGAAGTCGAGAAGCCTGCAAGTCTGACAAAGCGTTTTGTCGCCAGTGCAATGTCGCTTGGCTCGCTCAGCCCAGAAGCCCATCAAACGATAACCGCGGCGATGAACATGCTCGGCGCACGCTCGAATACTGGCGAAGGCGGCGAAGATTCCGCCGTATACAAGATCGCCACAGCAGGTGGTAGCCTTACGCCTTCGTCCGGCGGCACAAGCACAGCTGTTCATGCACAGGGTGGTGTAGCGGTTGCCGAGCCTCTGGTCGCAGCACCGGCGGTCCACGTCTCACTGAACAATAAGATCAAGCAAATCGCCTCCGGTCGCTTCGGCGTTACAGCGGAGTACCTCGCTCATGCCGAAGAGATCGAGATCAAAGTGGCTCAGGGAGCCAAGCCCGGCGAGGGCGGACAGCTTCCTGGCCATAAGGTCAGCGGCCTGATCGCGCGGCTTCGTCATGCGCAGCCTGGGGTTGCGTTGATCTCCCCTCCTCCGCATCATGACATTTACTCCATCGAAGACCTTGCGCAGCTGATCTATGATCTGAAGCGCGTCAATCCGAAGGCAACCGTTGGAGTAAAGCTGGTTTCAGGATGCGGCGTTGGCACCGTCGCTGCCGGTGTTGCCAAAGCATATGCAGATTACGTCGTTATCGCCGGCAACACGGGAGGCACCGGAGCTGCAGCACTCTCGAGCATCAAGTATGCCGGTAATCCGTGGGAGCTTGGACTTGCTGAGGCCCAGCAGGTGCTGATCCAGAACGGGATGCGCGGACGTGTACGCCTTCGTACCGATGGTGGCCTGGCAACTGCGCGTGATGTGCTGGTCGCCGCATTGCTAGGTGCCGATGAGTATGCTTTCGGCACGGCCGTGCTGGTCGTGCTGGGTTGCGACATGGCGCGGCAGTGCCACCTGAACACATGCCCCACAGGCATCGCCACACAGAAACCTGAGTTGCGCGCGAAGTTCCGCGGCAAGCCGGAGCATGTTGTCCGTTTCTTCGAGCAGCTCTCTGCCGATCTGCAGCATATGCTGGCGCGCTATGGTCTTCCCTCTCTTGAAGCAGCAATCGGACGCTCCGATCTGCTGGAGCAGGTACGCTTCGATGGCAACCTCGACCTGGCTCCCATGCTGGCTCAGGTTGGCGATGGACCACGTCGCTGGATGGGAGGACGCAACGATCAGCCGCAGCCCAAGCCTCCCATCGATGAGCAGTGGGTTGTACCAGCGCTCGATGCGGTGGAAGCCGGTAAGCCTTATGTGGTCGAGTCGACGATCGCCAACAGCGACCGCTCCGTTGGAGCACGTCTTGCGGGCGAGCTTGCACTGCGTCGCGCACAATCTGATCTCCACGCTGACGTCACCTTCCGTCTGAACGGCATCGCGGGTCAATCGTTCGGCGCTTTTGCGGCAGATGGCATGAAGCTTGTACTCGAAGGCCAGGCAAATGACTTCGTGGGCAAGGGACTCTCCGGCGGCGAACTCATCGTTCGCGCACGAGGTCTTGCAGCCAAAGACAGTGGCCAACATGTGATCATCGGCAACGTAGCTCTTTACGGAGCAACATCCGGCAGACTGTTTGCTGCGGGACGCGCTGGCGAACGCTTCGCCGTCCGCAATTCCGGCGCAACTGCGGTCGTTGAAGGTGTTGGCGACCACGGTTGTGAGTACATGACCGGCGGAACAGTCGTAGTGCTGGGCAAGGTTGGCTTGAACTTCGGGGCTGGCATGACCGGTGGCGTAGCTTGGGTCTATGACGCAGACGGCAACTCCATCCGTGGCGACCGCTTCCATCCGGAATTCATCACGCCCGAAACCTTCGACTCTGTCGACGCGGAAGCGCAGGAGTTCCTCAAGCACTTGCTCGAACAGCACACCAACCTTGCCGACAGCGGACTGGCGCGAACGATGTTGGCAGATTGGCCAACTTATTCGAAAGCCTTCATTAGGTTGACACCCAAACCGCAGGCATAG